In Treponema primitia ZAS-2, a genomic segment contains:
- a CDS encoding YdbC family protein: protein MPEITYDIQKNYGVLSEEKSGWKKELTLVSWNGRNAKFDIRDWSPDHEKMGKGITLTREEAEKLVGFLQAAFAQEG from the coding sequence ATGCCCGAGATTACCTACGACATTCAAAAAAATTACGGTGTTCTTTCCGAAGAAAAAAGTGGCTGGAAAAAAGAACTAACCCTAGTATCCTGGAACGGCCGGAATGCCAAATTTGACATCCGAGACTGGTCCCCGGATCATGAGAAAATGGGGAAAGGCATTACCCTGACCAGGGAAGAGGCGGAGAAACTGGTTGGATTCCTGCAAGCCGCCTTCGCCCAGGAAGGGTAA
- the rnhA gene encoding ribonuclease HI, whose translation MDLHVYTDGGCSGNPGPGGWAYVILGPEDKIREKWGAEAETTNNRMELYAALEALEALVKLKIKAEAVTVYTDSQYVQKGMSQWIHSWKLNGWRTSDKKPVKNQELWQRLDELSLKFPLKWKWVRGHAGNEYNERCDQMTQEAIASIK comes from the coding sequence ATGGATCTGCACGTTTACACCGATGGGGGCTGTTCAGGCAACCCCGGGCCGGGCGGCTGGGCTTATGTGATTCTCGGACCTGAGGATAAAATCCGTGAAAAGTGGGGCGCCGAAGCGGAAACCACCAATAACCGGATGGAACTGTACGCAGCCCTGGAAGCCCTGGAAGCCCTGGTAAAACTGAAGATTAAGGCCGAAGCCGTGACAGTTTATACGGATTCCCAATATGTCCAGAAGGGTATGAGCCAATGGATACACTCCTGGAAACTCAACGGCTGGCGAACCAGCGACAAAAAGCCGGTAAAAAACCAGGAGCTATGGCAGCGCCTGGACGAACTATCCCTCAAATTCCCCCTGAAATGGAAATGGGTACGGGGCCACGCGGGGAATGAATACAATGAACGCTGCGATCAAATGACCCAGGAAGCTATTGCTTCTATAAAATGA
- a CDS encoding Gfo/Idh/MocA family protein, with protein MEKLRMGVIGTSDHYELRVATPLKSSLLVEPYGIASRNLEKAKAYAQKWDFSRAYGSYEELLADPNIDFVYTPLPNYLHLELIKKAADAGKPVICEKPLGLNAREAVEAAEYCAKKGVPVMEAFMYRFHPQWRRAAEIVKCGEIGTVVSTNGLFSYNLKDGSNIRNIAAAGGGAILDIGCYTVSSARLLMGGEPERVVATLIRDPVFKTDILVSALLDFGGGRVSSFTIGTQAYPYQRVTALGTGGALSVKVPFNSYADTPGELTVNSGLGGRVVETEIVDQYLLEFDNFAEAIINKTEVPTPISDAIANMAVLDALFASAVSGSWEPVRKY; from the coding sequence ATGGAAAAATTACGAATGGGGGTGATTGGGACTTCCGATCACTACGAATTACGGGTGGCAACCCCACTTAAATCGTCTTTACTGGTGGAGCCCTATGGGATAGCCTCCAGAAACCTGGAAAAAGCTAAGGCCTATGCCCAAAAATGGGATTTTTCCCGGGCCTACGGGTCCTATGAGGAACTGCTGGCGGACCCGAATATTGACTTTGTCTATACCCCTCTGCCAAATTACCTGCATCTGGAGCTGATCAAGAAGGCTGCGGATGCAGGAAAACCGGTGATTTGTGAAAAACCCCTGGGTCTCAACGCCCGGGAAGCGGTGGAAGCGGCGGAATACTGTGCAAAAAAGGGCGTTCCGGTGATGGAAGCCTTTATGTACCGGTTCCACCCCCAATGGAGGCGGGCTGCGGAGATTGTAAAATGCGGGGAAATCGGGACTGTGGTATCAACCAACGGACTTTTTTCCTATAATCTGAAGGATGGGAGCAATATCCGCAATATTGCCGCTGCCGGTGGCGGGGCGATCCTGGATATAGGCTGCTATACCGTGTCCAGTGCCCGATTGCTCATGGGCGGGGAGCCAGAACGGGTGGTGGCAACCCTTATCCGGGATCCGGTGTTTAAGACCGATATCCTGGTGTCCGCCCTTCTGGATTTTGGCGGGGGGCGGGTGTCTTCCTTTACTATTGGCACCCAGGCTTACCCCTATCAGCGGGTTACCGCCCTGGGGACCGGGGGCGCCCTTTCCGTGAAGGTGCCTTTTAATTCATACGCAGACACACCCGGGGAGTTGACGGTCAATTCCGGTTTGGGTGGACGGGTGGTAGAAACCGAAATAGTCGATCAATACCTGCTGGAATTTGACAACTTTGCCGAAGCAATTATCAATAAAACCGAAGTTCCCACCCCCATCAGCGATGCAATTGCCAATATGGCTGTTCTGGACGCCCTATTCGCGTCAGCCGTCTCCGGTAGCTGGGAACCTGTCAGAAAATATTAA
- the groL gene encoding chaperonin GroEL (60 kDa chaperone family; promotes refolding of misfolded polypeptides especially under stressful conditions; forms two stacked rings of heptamers to form a barrel-shaped 14mer; ends can be capped by GroES; misfolded proteins enter the barrel where they are refolded when GroES binds) — translation MAKQLLFNEDARRKLLAGVEQISKAVKVTLGPKGRNVLLDKKFGAPTVTKDGVSVAKEVELDDPYENMGAQLLKEVATKTNDVAGDGTTTATVLAYSLVKEGLKSVAAGMTPIELKRGIDKAVEIAVDEIRKNSKEIKDKEEISHVASVSANNDSEIGNTIADAMEKVGKDGVITVEESKTMDTTIEFVEGMQFDRGYISAYFVTDRDTMTTVYEDVFILIHDKKISSMKDMLPLLEKVAQTGKPLLIIAEDVDGEALSTLVLNSLRGTLKTVAVKAPGFGDRRKAMLEDISVLSGGQVITEELGLKLENTDISQLGKAKTVKIDKDNTTIINGSGKQKDIQDRIAQIKAQIEDTTSDYDREKLQERLAKLAGGVAVINVGAATEVELKEKKHRVEDALSATRAAIEEGIVPGGELALIQAAIALDKADTSGLTDDEKVGFKIVKRALEEPIRQIAENAGQDGAVIAERAKNEKKGIGFDAAKLEWVDMVKAGIIDPAKVTRSALQHAASIASLLLTTECAITDLPEKSAPAPMPGGGGMGGMGGMDY, via the coding sequence ATGGCTAAACAGTTGTTGTTCAACGAAGACGCCCGGCGCAAGCTGCTTGCCGGGGTTGAGCAGATTTCCAAGGCCGTTAAGGTCACCCTTGGTCCCAAGGGCCGGAATGTCCTCTTGGACAAGAAATTCGGAGCCCCCACGGTAACCAAGGACGGCGTTTCCGTAGCAAAGGAAGTCGAACTTGACGACCCCTACGAAAACATGGGCGCCCAGCTTCTCAAAGAAGTGGCCACCAAGACCAATGATGTGGCCGGCGACGGTACCACCACCGCCACGGTGCTGGCTTATTCCCTGGTAAAGGAAGGCCTCAAGTCCGTAGCCGCCGGGATGACCCCCATTGAGCTGAAGCGGGGTATCGACAAAGCGGTAGAAATCGCCGTAGACGAAATCAGGAAGAATTCCAAGGAAATCAAGGACAAGGAAGAAATTTCCCACGTCGCCTCGGTTTCCGCCAACAATGACAGTGAAATCGGCAACACCATCGCCGATGCCATGGAAAAGGTTGGAAAAGACGGAGTCATCACGGTTGAAGAATCCAAGACCATGGACACCACCATTGAGTTTGTGGAAGGGATGCAGTTTGACCGGGGTTATATCTCCGCCTACTTTGTCACCGACCGGGACACCATGACCACCGTCTATGAGGATGTGTTTATACTCATCCACGACAAAAAAATCTCCTCCATGAAAGACATGCTTCCTCTGTTGGAGAAGGTTGCCCAGACCGGCAAGCCCCTGCTCATCATTGCAGAAGACGTGGATGGTGAAGCCCTTTCCACCCTGGTCCTGAACAGCCTCCGTGGCACCCTCAAGACCGTGGCCGTCAAGGCCCCGGGCTTCGGCGACCGCCGCAAGGCCATGCTGGAAGACATTTCCGTCCTCTCAGGCGGCCAGGTTATCACCGAAGAACTGGGTCTCAAGCTGGAAAACACCGACATTTCCCAGCTCGGTAAGGCCAAAACCGTCAAGATCGACAAGGATAACACCACCATCATCAACGGCTCGGGCAAACAGAAGGACATCCAGGACCGGATCGCCCAGATCAAAGCCCAGATCGAAGACACCACTTCCGATTACGACCGGGAAAAACTCCAGGAACGGCTTGCCAAGCTGGCCGGCGGGGTTGCGGTGATCAACGTAGGCGCCGCCACCGAGGTGGAACTGAAAGAAAAGAAGCACCGGGTCGAGGACGCCCTGAGCGCCACCCGGGCCGCCATTGAAGAAGGCATAGTCCCTGGAGGCGAACTCGCCCTGATCCAGGCCGCCATTGCCCTAGACAAAGCGGACACCTCCGGCCTCACCGACGACGAGAAGGTAGGCTTCAAAATCGTCAAACGCGCCCTGGAAGAACCGATTCGCCAGATCGCCGAAAACGCCGGCCAGGACGGCGCGGTAATTGCCGAACGGGCGAAAAATGAAAAGAAAGGCATAGGCTTCGACGCCGCCAAGCTGGAATGGGTAGACATGGTAAAGGCCGGGATCATCGACCCCGCCAAGGTCACCCGCTCCGCCCTGCAGCACGCCGCCTCCA